TAGGCGGGGTTGTACCGCGGCTGGGTGACGTCGAACCGTTCGAGCCCCTCGACGTCGCTCGTCCAGAGCGCCTTCGTGAGCTGCCAGGCGGCCATCGAACTCGCACCGAGGTGGTTGACCTTCCCCTCGCGCACCAGATCCGTGAGGACCGAGAGCGTCTCCTCGATCGGGGTCGCCTCGTCCCAGCGGTGGATGTAGTAGAGGTCGAGGTAGTCGGTTCCGAGCCGTTCGAGGCTTCCCTCGATCTGCCTGCGGACGTGCTTTCGACCCAATCCCCGACCGTTCGGTCCCGGCTCGCCCCAGCCGTCGAACGGGAAGTAGACCTTCGAGGCGAGGACGACCTCCTCGCGGTCCCGTTCGGAAAGCCACTCGCCGATCCAGGACTCGCAGGTCCCGTCCGGGTCGCCGTAGACGTTGGCCGTGTCGACGAAGTTGATCCCGTGATCGAGACAGGCGTCGAGCAGCTCGTGGGCGGTCTCCTTTTCCGTCTCGACGGTCCCGTCCGATCGCTTCGCGAACCGCCAGGTGCCGAAGCAGAGTTCGGAGACGCGCGTTCCGGTCGACCCGAGTGTGGTGTACTCCATGCGCCCCGATCGTTCGCCACCGCCTAAACTCCCCGTCCCGGCAGACGAGACGCCAACCGTTTTGCCCCCGCCTCGGGTATCGACCCCATGCCCACACGCGTCGCCGCGATCGGTCTGGGCGCGCTCGAAGCGATCGGGAGCCGTCTGCTCTCGGGGATGGACGACGTTCGCGTCGTCGCCGGCTCCGACCCGACCGGGCCCGCACGCGGGTCCTTCGAGGCCGATCACGCGGTTCCCACCTACGCCGACTACGAACCGATGCTCGACGAGCACGCACTCGACGCGGTCTCGGTCGTCACGCCACACACGCTCCACGCCGAACAGGTCACCGCCTGCCTCGAACGCGGCCTCCACGTCCACGTCGAGAAGCCGATGACGACCGACCTCGGCGACGCGGCGACGCTCTGTGCGCTGGCGGCCCGGGAGGACCTCGTCCTCCAGGTTGGCTACCAGCGCCACTTCGATCCCCGGTTCCGGGAGATGAAGCGCGTGATCGACTCGGGCCGCATCGGCGAGCCCCACATGGCAGCGTGTCACCTCGAACAGGACTGGCTCTCGGTCGCCGACGGTACGTGGAGAGTCGATCCGACCCTCTCGGGTGGCGGCCAGCTCTACGACTCCGGCTCGCACCTGCTCGACGCGCTTCTGTGGACGACCGGGACGACCCCACGGGCGGTGGCGGCGATAACCGACTCGCGCGGCGA
This region of Halalkalicoccus sp. CGA53 genomic DNA includes:
- a CDS encoding aldo/keto reductase → MEYTTLGSTGTRVSELCFGTWRFAKRSDGTVETEKETAHELLDACLDHGINFVDTANVYGDPDGTCESWIGEWLSERDREEVVLASKVYFPFDGWGEPGPNGRGLGRKHVRRQIEGSLERLGTDYLDLYYIHRWDEATPIEETLSVLTDLVREGKVNHLGASSMAAWQLTKALWTSDVEGLERFDVTQPRYNPAYREAVSDYLSVCADQDLAVCPYSPLEGGFLTGKYDREGSSPSGSRGDLYDWDGKFSEEQWDVMEAIETVAEEEGASPAQVTLRWLADRERFTCVPIVGARSVEQLEENAGMADLSLSREQDQRITEASEAY
- a CDS encoding Gfo/Idh/MocA family protein codes for the protein MPTRVAAIGLGALEAIGSRLLSGMDDVRVVAGSDPTGPARGSFEADHAVPTYADYEPMLDEHALDAVSVVTPHTLHAEQVTACLERGLHVHVEKPMTTDLGDAATLCALAAREDLVLQVGYQRHFDPRFREMKRVIDSGRIGEPHMAACHLEQDWLSVADGTWRVDPTLSGGGQLYDSGSHLLDALLWTTGTTPRAVAAITDSRGEAVDIDSALALTLGREDGTMTASVGVTGDGPTGPDTGEGLSVWGSEGAVEFDGERIAVTEGDVTYGTEITDGTDFETVTRRKLEAFVAAVRGEREPAVPGEFGLRVVALTEAASEAAEGGRTVDVGERIERAMDRIP